Below is a genomic region from Pseudomonas extremaustralis.
TCTTCAAGAAAATCACCGGGCTGGCCCCCAGTGACTACCGCAGCCGTTTTGGGGTGTGAAGCGCGCCGAACGCGGTGGGTTTGAGGCCGAGATGGAACACCAGAAAACCCACGGTCAAGCGCCAGTGCCACAGGCGCGGCTTGCGGTTTTCCGGCAAGGTCTGTCAATGAGGCGATACAGGGGAACGATCCCGTCTCAAACCCGTCAGTTCCTTACAGAACCTTCTGAAGGAGCCCGCTGCTTTGCTGAATCTCAAGACTGCATCACTGCTCGGCGCGCTACTGTTTTGCGGCAGCGGCGCCGTGCACGCCGCGGCCACCGCGCCGGAACCCGACGCCGCGGCCAAACCAGAGCTGTTGGTGGAAGGCGGTCTGCTCGGGGCCATCAGTTCCAGCATCGATGATGTGCAGCAGAAGCTGGACCTCAATCAGAACCTGATCGATGAATGGCGCCTGCGGGCGGACCGGGCGGCGGATGAAGTCGGGCGGCTGGTCGACCAGACGGCACAGCGTTCGCCGTGGAGTGTGGCCGGGGACTTCCTGTTGCTGTCCGGGGTGTGGATCGGCGCCTTTGCGCTGCTGACGATGTTCGGGCGCTTGGGCGTACAACGCCTGAGTCGACGCTCGTTCATCAAATCGCGCAAACGCCTGCAAGGGGTGCTGGGGTATGTGCTGCCTTATACGGTCCCGGCCCTTATCTGTCTGCCGCTGACCCTTTACGTCCGCCACTTTTTACCCTCATCCATCGGCCGTGCGCTGGCGCTGTGTTTTGCCTACGCCACCAGTAGCGGCATCTTTTCCACCTCGATGCTGCTGTGCGTGATCGTCATGTTCAACATCGGACATAAACGGCCCGCCGTGCAGATCATTCGCGATTACTGCCCAAAACCCTTGTTTCTGATCGGCTTCCTCGCCGCCCTCAGCGACGCCCTGACCAGCCCGCAGATCGCCCGTCAGTTCGGCGGCAATATCACCAGCAGCGTCGCGGTGTTTACCGGCCTGCTCGCGGCGGTGATCTTCGGTGTGGTGGTGATTCGCCTGCGTCGCCCGGTGGCGCACTTGATCCGCAATCGACCGTTGGCCCCGCGCCTCAAGCATCCGGCGCTGCAGCAGTCGCTGCGAGTGTTTTCCGGCCTGTGGTACTGGCCGATTCTGTTGATGGTGTTGGTCTCGGCGATCAACCTGATTGGCGCCGGCGACGACAACCAAAAAGCCCTGCGCTGCGCGCTGTTCACCACGATCCTGCTGATCGGTACGGTGTTCCTGAGTACCGTGCTGCAATACCTGTTCAAGTCCCGCAGCCAGGCGGCGGTCCAGCGCAGCAGTGCCTACAAGGAACGTTTCCTCAGCTTGCTGCACGCGCTGCTGCGCATCGTCATGGCCATCGCCTTTATCGAAATTCTGGGGCGGATCTGGGGGGTGTCGCTGTTCGAGTTCGCCCAGCGTAACTCGGTGGGCCGCGCGATCAGCGATTCCCTCAGCAGCATCGGCCTGATTCTGTTGATGACCTGGCTGTTCTGGGTGGTGCTCGACACGGCGATCCAGGAAGCACTGAAACCGCCGGTGAACAAGCGCTCCAGCCGCCAGCCCAGCACCCGGGTGAAAACCATCCTGCCGCTGCTGCGCAATGCGGTGAAGATCATCCTGGTGGTGATCTGTGCGATCACCACCATGGCCAACCTGGGCATCAACGTCGCGCCGTTGCTGGCCGGTGCCGGTGTGGTCGGCCTGGCGATCGGTTTCGGTTCCCAGCAACTGGTGCAGGACGTGATCACCGGCCTGTTCATCATCATCGAAGACACGCTGTCGATCGGCGACTGGGTGGTGCTCGACTCCGGCCACGCCGGCACCGTCGAAGGCCTGACCATCCGTACCCTGCGCCTGCGCGACGGTAAGGGCTTTGTGCACTCGGTACCGTTCGGGCAGATCAAGGCGGTCACCAACCAGTCGCGACAATTTGCCTATGCGTTCTTCTCGGTGCAGTTCACCTACGACACCGACGTGGACAAGGCCGTGGAGCTGATTCGCGAGGCGGGGCAGTCGATCCGTGACGATGTGTTCCTCAAGTACAACCTGCAAGGGCCGCTGGAGGTGTTTGGCGTCGACAAGATGGACCTCAACGGCGTGGTGCTCACGGCGCAATTCCGTACCGTGTCGGGTGGGCAATATGCGGTGAGCCGCGCGTTCAACCAGCGCCTGAAAAAGCTTGTGGATAACTGTGATGAGGTGCACTTCGCGCAGACTTATCCACAGCAGGTTTGGTTGCCCAAGCGCGCAAGCGCGGTGGATGAGCCGGATGAAGACGTGCCGGTTGCGGTGGTGTCGACCGAGCAGCCGCGCCCGCAATGATCGGCGCAAATCCCCCCCTGTAGGAGCGAGCTTGCTCGCGAAAGACGTCAACGATAACGCACGCATCTTGGATAAACGCGGTGTCCTTGAGTCTTTCGCGAGCAAGCTCGCTCCTACAAAAAGCTGTCACAAGGGGCTTAGTGTTTGATCAGTTTCTCTCTGACGGAACTGGTTGTTTGCTGATCCAGCTCCAACAGTACCTGCGGTTTGCCACCGATCATCACCGCCGCCGGCACCCCATCGCGGTAAACAATCCGGTTACCGCTCACTGCCGGCACCTTGCTGCCTGGCAATAGCGTGCCCACCAGGTTCAGCGGATCGGCCCCGCACACTGCAATCAAACTGCCATCACGGGGTCGACGCCTGACTTCGCGCAGCAGCGGGATCGCCTCCGGTAAGGCAAACTGTTCACCCGCCAAGCCGCTGACGAACCGCCCGCCGCGAATCTCGCCCCGGGCCTCCAGCCGATGGAAGGTGCGCAGCAGTTCGCGCCAACTCGGCAGCCAATCCGCCTCACGCTCGAGCAAGCGCCAGAACACCACGCCGTAGCGGCGCAGCAAGGTCATCGCCACATGTTCCAGGGTCTCGGCCGAGTGCGGGCGGGCGGCGTCCGGCGCGCGCCGAACCAGTGCCCAGCGTCCGGCATCGTCCATGCCGCCGATAAACGCACCGCGCCCGCGCCGGCTGCTGCGTGCCTGGCGTTTGCTCGCTGGCGTGGTCAGTGCGCGCAGCCCGGCAAAGCTGTCGGCATTCACCAGGCCGGCGCCCACTAGTTCTTGCAGGGCGTTTTCCAGTTCGCTGGGCAGCAGATGAGCTTCGTGCACCAGCTCATCGAAAAACAGCGCGCCGTGTTCGCGCAGGGTCAGGTGGACTTTCTGCGCCTTGGGCGACAGGGTCGTACTGTCCGTCTGTTCAGTCAGCCCGCTCCACAGCGCGACCTGGCTGCGCGGCAGCAGCACCACCGGGGTGCTGCGCAGGGCGGTGGCGCTGGAGGTGTTGCTCAAGCGCATCCACACCCGTTTGCCGCTGCGGCACAGTTCATCGAGCCAGGTGGCGGTGTAATCCTTGATCCGCGCGCTGAGCACATCACTGTCCCAGGCCGAAGTGGCGGCTGCGTAGCCTTCGAGCTGGCCGACAATTTCCCCCAGCACGGCGCTGCCCTGGCCGCGAGTGCTTTCGGACAGGTGCTGCCAATCGAACAGAAAGCGCATGAAGTCCTGCAACGCCACCGGCTCGATTTCCCGGCGCAGGCGCTTGACCGTGTAGCGATGAATCCGCGCCAGCAGGTGGCGTTCGCACCATTGTTCATCCACGGCGCCGGGGCTGAAGCGACCGCGCAGCACGT
It encodes:
- a CDS encoding mechanosensitive ion channel family protein; protein product: MLNLKTASLLGALLFCGSGAVHAAATAPEPDAAAKPELLVEGGLLGAISSSIDDVQQKLDLNQNLIDEWRLRADRAADEVGRLVDQTAQRSPWSVAGDFLLLSGVWIGAFALLTMFGRLGVQRLSRRSFIKSRKRLQGVLGYVLPYTVPALICLPLTLYVRHFLPSSIGRALALCFAYATSSGIFSTSMLLCVIVMFNIGHKRPAVQIIRDYCPKPLFLIGFLAALSDALTSPQIARQFGGNITSSVAVFTGLLAAVIFGVVVIRLRRPVAHLIRNRPLAPRLKHPALQQSLRVFSGLWYWPILLMVLVSAINLIGAGDDNQKALRCALFTTILLIGTVFLSTVLQYLFKSRSQAAVQRSSAYKERFLSLLHALLRIVMAIAFIEILGRIWGVSLFEFAQRNSVGRAISDSLSSIGLILLMTWLFWVVLDTAIQEALKPPVNKRSSRQPSTRVKTILPLLRNAVKIILVVICAITTMANLGINVAPLLAGAGVVGLAIGFGSQQLVQDVITGLFIIIEDTLSIGDWVVLDSGHAGTVEGLTIRTLRLRDGKGFVHSVPFGQIKAVTNQSRQFAYAFFSVQFTYDTDVDKAVELIREAGQSIRDDVFLKYNLQGPLEVFGVDKMDLNGVVLTAQFRTVSGGQYAVSRAFNQRLKKLVDNCDEVHFAQTYPQQVWLPKRASAVDEPDEDVPVAVVSTEQPRPQ